Genomic DNA from Streptomyces sp. PCS3-D2:
CCATCATGGCCATCAGGCCGGGGACCACGTAGTTCACGTAGTCGGCCTGGTTCCCCTTGCCGGAGATCGCGCCGCCGAAGACGAACACGAACAGCAGCGTGAAGATGATCGGCATGAACAGGACGTCGAACATCGACTCAGGGTCCTGCTTGATCTGCAGGGCGTTGCGGCGCACCAGGGCGCCGATGTGCCGCAGGTTGGCCCGCAGGCCGATCCGTCCCTCGCCGTGCCCGGCCAACGCCCGGGCCGGACCGGGGGCGGTGGGAGCCGGCTTCGTCGTGGTGGCGGCGCTCATGCCGCGACCTCCTCGGTCGTGTCGGTGGTGACGCGGTCCTCGGTGAACGTGGGCTTCTGGCCGGTGATGGCCAGGAACACCTCGTCGAGGCTGGGCAGGTAGGTGCCGAGGTCGGCGATCGCGTACCCGCGGGCGGCCAGCAGGCCGACCACGGCCGTCAGCTGCTCGTCGCTCAGGATCGGGACGAGGAGCACCCCCTCGTCCGGCACCGCCTGGGAGCCGGCCACGCCGTCCAGTCCGGCCTCGGCCAGCGAGCGGGCCATGCCCGGCAGGTCCGAGGAGGACACGGGACGGATCTTCAGGGTGCGGCCGCCGACGCGTGCCTTCAGCTCGTCGACCTTGCCGTTGGCTATGACCTTGCCGCGGTCGATGACGGTCAGCTCGCTCGCGAGCTGCTCGGCCTCCTCCATGTACTGCGTGGTGAGCAGCACCGTGGCGCCTTCCGCGACCAGGGACTGGACCTCGTCCCACACCTCGTTGCGGGTGCGCGGGTCGAGACCGGTGGTCGGCTCGTCCAGGTAGATCACGGCCGGCCGGCCGATCAGCGAGGCGGCCAGGTCGAGCCGGCGCCGCATGCCGCCGGAGTAGTGCATGGCGGCCTTCTTCGCCGCCTCGGTCAGGGAGAAGCGCTCCAGCATCTCGTCCGCGCGCAGGCGGGCTTCCTTGCGGGAGAGGTCGAGCAGCCGCCCGATCATGTAGAGGTTCTCCCAGCCGGAGAGCTTCTCGTCGACCGAGGCGTACTGGCCGGTCAGGCCGATGGTGCGGCGCAGCTGCCGGGGCTGTCGGACCACGTCGAAGCCGGCGACGGTCGCCGTCCCGGCGTCCGGGACGATCAGGGTGGACAGGCAGCGCACCAGCGTGGTCTTGCCGGCGCCGTTGGGGCCGAGGACTCCGAGGACCGTGCCCTCACGGACATCGAGGTCGACACCGTCGAGGGCCCTGGTCTCGCCGTAGTGCTTGACCAGCCCCCGCACCTCCACGGCGTTGGGGTTCTTGTCGTTTCGCGTCATGCCCACCATGGGACCAGGGGCCACTGACAAAGCACCGACAGGCGACCGACAAAGGTACGACAGACATACGACAGCCCGCCGACGCGCCGGTAGGCGGTCGGCGGGCTGCCGGAGCGGGTCACCTCACGTCAGCGGGCGCGTCCGGGTCAGTGGAAGGCGTGCTGCTCCTGCGGGAACGCCCCGCCGACGACGTCCTCGGCGAAGGCCTTCGCCGCGTCCGTCATGGTTTCGCGGAGCTTCGCGTACTGCTTGACGAACTTCGGCATCCTCCCGCCGGTCAGGCCCATCATGTCGGTCCACACCAGGACCTGGGCGTCGCACTCCGCGCCCGCGCCGATACCGACCGTCGGGATGTGCAGGGACCGGGTGACCTCGGCGGCCAGTTCGGCCGGAACGAGCTCCAGCACCACCGCGAACGCACCCGCGTCCTGCGCCGCCTTCGCGTCGCGCAGCAGCTGGTGCGCGGCTTCGTCGCCGCGGCCCTGCACCCGGTAGCCCATGGCGTTGACCGACTGCGGGGTCAGGCCCAGGTGGGACATGACGGGGATGCCCGACTGCACGATCAGCTCCGTCTGGGCCAGCGAACGCTCGCCGCCCTCCAGCTTCACGGCGCCCACTCCGGCCTCCTTGACCAGGCGGGTCGCGCTGCGGAGCGCCTGCACGGCGCCCTCCTGGTACGAGCCGAACGGCATGTCGCCGATGACCAGCGCGCGGCTGGTGCCGCGTACGACGGCCGCCGAGAGCATGGTCATGTGGTCCATCGTCACCGGGACGGTGGAGTCGAAGCCGAGGTGGCAATTGCCCATCGAGTCGCCGACGAGGATGACCGGGATGCCGGACTCGTCGAAGACGGACGCGGTCATCGCGTCGTAGGCGGTGAGCATGGGCCACTTCTCGCCGCGTTCCTTGGCGAGGGTCAGGTCGCGGACGGTGATGCGCCGGGTGCCCGTGCCTCCGTACAGGGTGGGGGAGGCCGCGGCTGCGGGTTCGCGGGCAGGCGAAACGGCATGCGTCATTGCAACTGCTCCTTGTGTCATCTCGAGGCACCCTCACGGTGTCCCCGGACTCACCCACCATGGTGGCATCCCCGGGGCCGTGGGCGGAAGTGGTGCGCCGGGCACGCCACGCCGGGCACGCCAATGTGCGCGTTTCGTGACAAGCGGAACCCGCTGCGTACGGCCGTTCGTCCTTCCGGACGTGCGACCGCGACGAACGGTCGTGATGTACGGCACGGAAGGCTCCGCTTCATCGCCTAGGGTCAGGAGGCGGGGACGGAGCGCGAGCACGGCAGTGAGGGCAGCGGCATGGCACAGGCGTACAGGACGGAACCGGGGAGCGGCGGCTCGGAGCGCGAGCCCTCCGGGTCCCGTTTCCGGCGCCGGCTGGCCGGTCTGAGCAGGGATCCGGGGATCTGGCGGCGGGGACGGGTCCTCGCCGCGATCGCCGTGCTGCTGTCACTGGTCATGATCTTCCATGCCGAGCTGCCCAACGACGTGGGCAACCTCGGCAGCCTCACCGAGACGTTCCTGCCGTGGCTGGGCCTGGCGGTTCCGTTTCTGCTGGGGGGCGCGTTCTTCCGCCGGTCGGCGACCGCTCTGGTCGCGGCCCTGCTGCCCGCCGTGGTCTGGCTGAATCTTTTTGGCGGCCTGGTCTTCGACAAGTCCGGCACCGGCGGCGACCTCGTCGTCGCCACCCACAACGTCGACGCCGACAATCCCGACCCGGGCGGCACCGCCGCCTCGGTCGCCCGCTCCGGGGCCGACGTCCTGGCCCTCACCGAGCTCAAGGGCAGCGTCGTCCCCGTCTACGAGAAGGCCCTGGCGGGCACGTACAAGTACCACGCGGTCGAGGGCACGGTCGGCCTGTGGAGCAAGTATCCGCTGAGCGGCAGCGCGCCCGTGGACATCCGGATGGGCTGGACGCGGGCCATGCGGGCCACCGTGGCCACCCCGCAGGGCGAGGTCGCGGCGTTCGTCGCCCACCTGCCCTCGGTCCGCGTCAAGCTGAACGCGGGCTTCACCGCCAACCAGCGCGACAACAGCGCCGACGCGCTGGGCGCCGCGCTCGCCGCCGAACCCCTGAAGAAGGTCGTCCTCCTCGGCGACCTGAACGGCACCATGAACGACCGCGCGCTGTCCGAGGTCACCTCGCAGATGCGCTCCACCCAGGGCGCGGCGGGCGACGGCTTCGGCTTCAGCTGGCCGGCACAGTTCCCGATGGCCCGCATCGACCAGATCCTGGTCCGCGGGATCCGGCCCGAGGCCTCCTGGACCCTGCCCCGCACGGGGAGCGACCACCTGCCGGTCGCCGCGCGGCTGACGGTCGGCACGTAGCGGCGCGGGCACGGCGGCGCGCGGGGTCCCGCCGGCGGGCGCCGGTCCGGGGCCCCGCCCGCGGCGCCGCGCCCCCTACGCCCGCTCGCGCCAGCCGTTCGTGATCGGCAGCCGGCGGTCCTTGCCGAAGCCCTTCGCGGAGATCTTCGTGCCCGGCGGGTACTGGCGGCGCTTGTACTCGGCCGTGTCGACCATCCGCAGGATCTTCGCGACCAGCTCGGCGTCGAAGCCGGAGGCCACGATCTCCTCCAGACCCTGGTCCCGGTCCACGTACAGGGCGAGGATCGCGTCGAGTACCGGGTAGTCCGGCAGCGAATCGGTGTCCACCTGCCCCGGACGCAGCTCGGCGCTCGGCGGCTTCACGATCGAGTTCTCCGGGATCGGCGGGGTCTCGCCGCGCTCGGCCGCGGCCCGGTTGCGGTAGCGGGCGAGCCGGAAGACGTCGCTCTTGTAGAGGTCCTTGATCGGGCCGTAGGCGCCGACCGAGTCGCCGTACAGGGTGGAGTAGCCGACGGCCAGCTCCGACTTGTTGCCGGGGGCCAGCACGATGTGGCCCTCCTGGTTTGAGACGGCCATCAGCAGGGTGCCGCGCAGCCTGGACTGCAGGTTCTCCTCGGCCAGGCCGGTCAGGCCCAGCGAGTCCATGTAGGCGTCGAACATCGGCTCGATCGGCACGGTGCGGAAGTTCAGGCCGGTGCGCTCGGCCAGGTCGGCCGCGTCGCCCCGGGAGTGGTCCGAGGAGTACTTCGAGGGCATCGAGACGCCGTACACGTTCTGCGCGCCGACGGCGTCGCAGGCCAGCGCGGCGACGAGCGCGGAGTCGATGCCTCCGGAGAGTCCGACCAGGACGGAGCGGAATCCGTTCTTCTTCACGTACGCGCGCAGGCCCACCACCAGCGCGTCGTAGACCTCCTCGTCGTCGTCGAGCCGGTCGGCGTAGCCACCGGTCACGACCGGCTCGTACGGCTCCACCGGATCCTCGGACAGGACGACGCGGTCGATGCGCAGGCCGTCGTCCACCAGGCCCTCGGGGGCGTCGGCGCGCGCGGCGGGCAGATCGAGGTCGACCAGGACGCAGCCCTCGGAGAACTGCGGGGCGCGGGCGATGACCTCTCCGTCGGCGCCGACGACGATCGAGTCGCCGT
This window encodes:
- a CDS encoding NAD+ synthase, which gives rise to MPQLRLALNQIDSHVGDIAANADSVVHWTRHSAEQGAHLVAFPEMVLTGYPVEDLALRGSFVEASRGALHALAERLADEGFGELPVVVGYLDRTERATPRLGRPAGSPENAAAVLHRGRVVLRFAKHHLPNYGVFDEFRYFVPGDTQPVIRVRGVDVALAICEDLWQEGGRVPATRSAGAGLMVSINASPYERNKDDLRLELVRKRAQEAGCTLAYLAMIGGQDELVFDGDSIVVGADGEVIARAPQFSEGCVLVDLDLPAARADAPEGLVDDGLRIDRVVLSEDPVEPYEPVVTGGYADRLDDDEEVYDALVVGLRAYVKKNGFRSVLVGLSGGIDSALVAALACDAVGAQNVYGVSMPSKYSSDHSRGDAADLAERTGLNFRTVPIEPMFDAYMDSLGLTGLAEENLQSRLRGTLLMAVSNQEGHIVLAPGNKSELAVGYSTLYGDSVGAYGPIKDLYKSDVFRLARYRNRAAAERGETPPIPENSIVKPPSAELRPGQVDTDSLPDYPVLDAILALYVDRDQGLEEIVASGFDAELVAKILRMVDTAEYKRRQYPPGTKISAKGFGKDRRLPITNGWRERA
- a CDS encoding endonuclease/exonuclease/phosphatase family protein, giving the protein MAQAYRTEPGSGGSEREPSGSRFRRRLAGLSRDPGIWRRGRVLAAIAVLLSLVMIFHAELPNDVGNLGSLTETFLPWLGLAVPFLLGGAFFRRSATALVAALLPAVVWLNLFGGLVFDKSGTGGDLVVATHNVDADNPDPGGTAASVARSGADVLALTELKGSVVPVYEKALAGTYKYHAVEGTVGLWSKYPLSGSAPVDIRMGWTRAMRATVATPQGEVAAFVAHLPSVRVKLNAGFTANQRDNSADALGAALAAEPLKKVVLLGDLNGTMNDRALSEVTSQMRSTQGAAGDGFGFSWPAQFPMARIDQILVRGIRPEASWTLPRTGSDHLPVAARLTVGT
- the panB gene encoding 3-methyl-2-oxobutanoate hydroxymethyltransferase codes for the protein MTHAVSPAREPAAAASPTLYGGTGTRRITVRDLTLAKERGEKWPMLTAYDAMTASVFDESGIPVILVGDSMGNCHLGFDSTVPVTMDHMTMLSAAVVRGTSRALVIGDMPFGSYQEGAVQALRSATRLVKEAGVGAVKLEGGERSLAQTELIVQSGIPVMSHLGLTPQSVNAMGYRVQGRGDEAAHQLLRDAKAAQDAGAFAVVLELVPAELAAEVTRSLHIPTVGIGAGAECDAQVLVWTDMMGLTGGRMPKFVKQYAKLRETMTDAAKAFAEDVVGGAFPQEQHAFH
- a CDS encoding ATP-binding cassette domain-containing protein, producing the protein MVGMTRNDKNPNAVEVRGLVKHYGETRALDGVDLDVREGTVLGVLGPNGAGKTTLVRCLSTLIVPDAGTATVAGFDVVRQPRQLRRTIGLTGQYASVDEKLSGWENLYMIGRLLDLSRKEARLRADEMLERFSLTEAAKKAAMHYSGGMRRRLDLAASLIGRPAVIYLDEPTTGLDPRTRNEVWDEVQSLVAEGATVLLTTQYMEEAEQLASELTVIDRGKVIANGKVDELKARVGGRTLKIRPVSSSDLPGMARSLAEAGLDGVAGSQAVPDEGVLLVPILSDEQLTAVVGLLAARGYAIADLGTYLPSLDEVFLAITGQKPTFTEDRVTTDTTEEVAA